One Prolixibacteraceae bacterium DNA segment encodes these proteins:
- a CDS encoding (2Fe-2S)-binding protein has protein sequence MEIICSCFGISKDDIQDAIASGLSTVDEVAEETGASHGCGRCSQEFDEITKRLLSESA, from the coding sequence ATGGAAATTATATGTTCTTGTTTTGGTATATCAAAAGATGATATTCAAGACGCTATAGCAAGTGGTCTATCCACTGTAGATGAGGTTGCAGAAGAGACTGGTGCGAGTCATGGATGTGGTAGATGTAGTCAAGAGTTCGACGAGATTACTAAGAGACTTTTGTCTGAGAGCGCATAA
- a CDS encoding AhpC/TSA family protein: MRKENTKFAYLLIALFCLLFSSCNKEKRYVIKGDVEGLKDGYIYLQVMGVDGPIKVDSTEVYDNEFTFDGVVKKPTLCYLGQGDNLRGAFIVFVENSKIKIYGDINDIKHVEIKGSKTQESYRAFYLKNDSLESEVKKLRSKYNELLIDPINNEKFITKLSKNVENKENELKNYQVSYITDNASSYVSPYVLSVLSYYLDLTKLENLYYILSPEVRQTYEGYWVENRLKVLKRTQIGAIAPDFSMKSLTGEMVRLSDEYKKNKYTLIDFWASWCSPCRVENPNIVKAYNKYHEAGFGVLGVSLDMNRSSLERVIKQDKIVWMNVTDLNGWKNSVADLYGIKFIPANLLVDRDGRIIARNLRGDALFKKLDELL, from the coding sequence ATGAGAAAAGAAAATACGAAATTTGCATATCTACTAATAGCTCTTTTTTGTCTTTTGTTCTCTTCTTGCAATAAGGAGAAGAGGTATGTGATAAAAGGAGATGTAGAAGGACTAAAGGACGGATATATTTACCTACAGGTGATGGGGGTAGATGGTCCCATAAAAGTAGATTCCACTGAAGTTTATGATAACGAATTTACCTTCGATGGAGTAGTGAAGAAACCAACGCTATGTTATCTTGGTCAAGGGGATAATCTTAGAGGTGCTTTTATTGTTTTTGTTGAGAATAGTAAGATTAAGATCTATGGAGATATCAATGATATTAAGCATGTGGAAATCAAAGGTTCGAAAACACAAGAAAGTTACCGTGCTTTTTACTTGAAAAATGATTCGCTTGAGTCAGAGGTAAAGAAGCTGCGTTCTAAATATAATGAACTGTTAATTGATCCGATCAATAATGAGAAGTTTATCACTAAGTTGAGTAAGAATGTGGAGAATAAAGAGAATGAGTTAAAGAACTATCAGGTCAGTTATATTACTGATAATGCATCTTCTTATGTTTCCCCTTATGTTTTAAGTGTCCTTTCATATTATTTGGATCTAACCAAATTGGAGAATCTGTATTATATACTTTCTCCTGAAGTTCGTCAGACTTACGAAGGTTATTGGGTTGAAAACAGATTGAAGGTTCTTAAAAGAACACAAATTGGTGCGATTGCTCCTGACTTCTCTATGAAGAGCCTGACAGGTGAAATGGTTCGTCTTTCTGATGAGTACAAAAAGAATAAATATACCCTAATCGACTTCTGGGCTTCATGGTGTAGTCCTTGCCGTGTGGAGAATCCAAATATTGTGAAAGCTTATAATAAGTATCATGAAGCCGGCTTTGGGGTACTAGGGGTTTCATTAGATATGAATAGAAGCTCTCTCGAACGAGTAATTAAACAAGATAAGATCGTTTGGATGAATGTTACAGACCTTAATGGGTGGAAGAATTCGGTCGCGGATCTTTATGGAATAAAATTTATTCCTGCGAACCTTTTGGTAGATAGAGACGGTCGCATTATTGCACGTAATTTAAGAGGAGATGCACTATTTAAGAAATTAGATGAACTTCTTTAA
- the ychF gene encoding redox-regulated ATPase YchF, with protein sequence MALQCGIVGLPNVGKSTLFNCLSNAKAQSANFPFCTIEPNVGVITVPDDRLIKLEELVNPERVQPATVEIVDIAGLVKGASKGEGLGNKFLSNIRETDAIIHVVRCFEDENITHVDGSIDPVRDKEVIDTELQLKDLETVEARLTKAQKMAKTGKDAAAIRLSGVLERYKETLLQGKSARVVELTEQEEEVAKDLYLLTTKPILYVCNVDEDSLRNGNAHIDAFKEAVKEEDAEVLILAAAVEADIAELDTYEERQMFLDDLGIEEPGVAHLIRSAYNLLNLETYFTAGVKEVRAWTYPKGATAPQAAGVIHSDFEKGFIRAEVIKYNDYVELKSEAACKDKGKISIEGKEYIVQDGDIMHFRFNV encoded by the coding sequence ATGGCACTACAATGTGGTATCGTTGGTCTTCCTAATGTGGGAAAATCAACTCTTTTTAACTGTCTTTCAAATGCGAAAGCTCAATCAGCAAACTTCCCTTTCTGTACTATTGAACCAAATGTTGGGGTAATCACCGTTCCTGATGATCGATTGATTAAACTAGAGGAGTTGGTTAATCCAGAGCGTGTTCAACCAGCAACTGTGGAGATCGTGGATATTGCAGGTCTTGTAAAAGGAGCTAGTAAAGGAGAAGGTCTTGGAAATAAGTTTCTTTCGAATATTAGAGAAACAGATGCAATTATTCATGTGGTGCGTTGTTTTGAAGACGAAAATATCACACACGTGGATGGGTCTATTGATCCTGTTCGCGATAAAGAGGTGATTGATACAGAACTTCAGTTGAAGGATCTTGAAACCGTAGAGGCTCGTTTGACTAAGGCTCAAAAAATGGCTAAGACAGGTAAAGATGCAGCTGCAATTCGATTGTCTGGTGTATTAGAAAGATATAAAGAGACGCTTCTACAGGGCAAATCAGCTCGTGTGGTTGAGTTAACAGAGCAAGAAGAGGAAGTTGCAAAAGATCTTTATCTATTGACAACAAAACCAATCCTTTATGTGTGTAATGTCGACGAAGACTCTTTGAGAAATGGTAATGCACATATTGATGCTTTTAAAGAAGCGGTAAAAGAAGAGGATGCTGAAGTGTTGATCCTTGCTGCTGCCGTTGAAGCGGATATTGCTGAGTTGGATACTTATGAGGAGCGTCAAATGTTCCTTGATGATCTAGGTATCGAAGAGCCAGGAGTTGCTCACCTAATCCGTTCTGCATATAATCTTCTTAATTTAGAGACATACTTTACTGCTGGAGTAAAAGAGGTTCGTGCTTGGACCTACCCTAAAGGTGCTACGGCTCCTCAAGCTGCAGGAGTGATCCACTCTGATTTTGAGAAAGGTTTTATTAGAGCTGAGGTGATTAAATATAATGATTACGTTGAATTGAAATCTGAAGCTGCTTGTAAAGACAAGGGAAAGATCTCTATCGAAGGAAAAGAGTATATCGTACAAGATGGAGATATTATGCATTTCCGTTTTAATGTATAA
- a CDS encoding TatD family hydrolase: MDCILIDIHTHHAINTEERDILTLSSYSIYDTIDESSYFSLGIHPWDIDNHVTDCALFLIQNRIHSPNCIAIGEIGLDYVKNKNREAQMYLFKSLLEMANKNEMPVLLHVVKAYHDLLRFKSLNSTPWIIHAFKPKGSIMKSLENMNIYFSLGVREILWASKMDTLQLVPLDRLFLETDNSENDILSVYELYSAKSGIAVNSLKKIIFENFYKIFTVK; encoded by the coding sequence ATGGACTGTATATTAATAGATATTCATACTCATCATGCTATAAATACAGAGGAAAGAGATATTTTGACTCTCTCAAGCTACTCAATCTATGATACGATTGATGAATCTTCTTACTTCTCTTTGGGTATTCATCCTTGGGATATTGATAATCATGTAACAGACTGTGCCCTTTTTTTAATTCAAAATCGGATTCACTCTCCTAATTGTATTGCCATAGGTGAGATAGGGTTGGATTATGTAAAAAATAAAAATAGAGAAGCTCAAATGTATCTATTTAAGTCGCTTCTAGAGATGGCGAACAAGAATGAGATGCCTGTACTATTGCATGTGGTAAAGGCATACCATGACCTCTTACGATTTAAATCACTTAATTCTACACCATGGATTATTCATGCCTTCAAACCGAAGGGGTCTATCATGAAGTCGTTAGAGAATATGAATATATATTTCTCTTTGGGTGTTCGAGAGATTCTATGGGCTTCTAAGATGGATACTTTACAGTTAGTCCCTCTTGATCGCCTTTTTCTTGAGACTGACAACTCTGAGAATGATATTTTGTCTGTGTATGAGTTATATAGTGCAAAATCAGGGATTGCGGTAAATAGTCTGAAAAAAATTATCTTTGAAAACTTTTATAAAATATTCACTGTAAAGTGA
- a CDS encoding anaerobic sulfatase maturase, translated as MAKKYKPLNSVLVKPTGPDCNLNCTYCFYLEKADLFTEQKVHRMTEDTLEEMVRQVMQQSDEAVSFGWQGGEPTQMGVEFFQKAVDFEIKYGHGQSVGNGLQTNGLLLNSDWAKFLKKYDWLVGLSLDGPQHIHDKYRFDKAGKGTWERVERNAKMLLEEGVSVNAMCCITDYSSQYAEELYNYYKGLGLTFMQFIPVVETDKNDPTMAAPFSLDPVDYGHFMIELFDLWINDFKDGQPTTSIRFFESIFHSYVGMEAPECALMKECGPYVVVEHNGNVYSCDFFVEPKFKLGNIQHDRIINMLNSKRQQSFGAAKANVPRKCKMCEWYTKCYGGCTKDRVKDPSDNRQPRFCTAYKMIFKHVDPVMKSMAAQWKEQQAQMQAQQSSAQQGNTYNAFDDFVK; from the coding sequence ATGGCAAAAAAATATAAACCTTTAAATTCAGTCCTTGTAAAACCTACAGGACCAGACTGTAATCTAAACTGTACCTACTGTTTCTATCTAGAGAAAGCAGATCTTTTTACAGAACAGAAAGTTCATAGAATGACTGAGGATACTTTAGAAGAGATGGTTAGACAGGTGATGCAGCAATCAGACGAAGCGGTTTCATTTGGATGGCAAGGAGGAGAACCAACCCAGATGGGGGTGGAGTTCTTTCAAAAGGCGGTCGACTTCGAGATTAAGTATGGTCATGGACAGAGTGTAGGAAATGGTCTCCAGACAAACGGATTGCTGCTGAATAGTGACTGGGCTAAATTCCTTAAAAAATATGATTGGTTGGTAGGACTCTCTTTGGATGGTCCACAACATATTCACGATAAATATCGTTTCGATAAAGCAGGAAAAGGTACTTGGGAACGTGTAGAGCGTAATGCCAAGATGTTGCTCGAAGAGGGCGTCTCTGTAAATGCTATGTGTTGTATTACAGACTACTCTTCGCAGTATGCAGAGGAACTTTATAACTACTATAAAGGATTAGGACTGACTTTTATGCAGTTTATCCCAGTGGTAGAGACCGATAAAAACGATCCTACTATGGCTGCTCCTTTTTCATTAGATCCAGTGGATTATGGACATTTTATGATTGAACTTTTCGATCTATGGATCAATGACTTTAAAGATGGTCAACCGACGACCTCCATCCGTTTCTTCGAATCTATTTTTCACTCTTATGTGGGAATGGAGGCACCAGAGTGTGCCCTGATGAAGGAGTGTGGTCCATATGTTGTCGTTGAGCATAACGGAAATGTATACTCTTGTGACTTCTTTGTGGAGCCTAAGTTTAAACTAGGAAATATTCAACATGATCGTATTATCAATATGTTGAACTCTAAAAGACAACAATCTTTTGGTGCGGCGAAAGCCAATGTCCCAAGAAAATGCAAGATGTGTGAGTGGTACACAAAATGTTATGGAGGATGTACAAAAGATCGAGTAAAAGATCCTTCAGACAATCGTCAACCTAGATTCTGTACTGCTTACAAAATGATCTTCAAGCATGTAGATCCTGTTATGAAATCGATGGCTGCGCAATGGAAAGAGCAACAAGCCCAAATGCAAGCACAGCAAAGTAGTGCCCAACAAGGAAATACTTACAATGCATTTGACGATTTTGTAAAGTAG
- a CDS encoding tetratricopeptide repeat protein, with product MRLKLYLILSILLFASVGYGQTYETISYNNYDDESLFMLGRDALEANNYGEAYEYCLEYLSQRRKISNEEYIKGCIRLGKLFESEYNDILAITFIEKGVKAIPANQPNRQAVLLRKLGDLYLKIKDLNKAYECSFESLGLFEDIGDKNSSADLLNRLGNIYREKHQVHKALSYFRKAETIYQAIGDSVGLGNNYADIGQLYTEEKMFTFAKSFLKKSLLLIKNESKNRIWIGRINYYYGLVYFWEKKYDLAVTRFQKSVRYLSSHENSAELISAHATMGRIFTDQKKFKEASNAFHVSYILQDKQMNEQQISEQLKLKVQLEISMKDEQLKKMMLETEKENQEERFFNVLTYSVLIILILLLILALTLTRYRVKTSKQTSEILRHENELKVNENRRLIAENESAQALAKLNNLEKIKLQNDLKHKKQQLSTHSIHLLNKNNALINVQDKLKEYIRSKNKDVDELHKLVREINEFINLDKDWENFKLHFESVHEGFFRRLKELYPGLTQDELKLCAYLRINLSSKEISKILNINPTSVNKRRNRLRKKLDITPEVNLVDFIMRI from the coding sequence ATGAGATTAAAATTATACCTTATACTATCTATTCTTCTATTTGCTTCGGTTGGTTATGGTCAAACTTATGAGACCATATCTTACAATAACTATGACGATGAATCTCTATTTATGCTAGGTAGAGATGCGTTAGAGGCAAACAACTATGGAGAAGCTTATGAATACTGCTTGGAATACCTTTCCCAGCGTAGAAAAATATCTAATGAAGAGTACATCAAAGGCTGTATTCGCTTAGGAAAACTCTTTGAAAGCGAGTACAATGATATTTTGGCAATCACCTTTATCGAAAAAGGGGTGAAGGCAATTCCTGCCAATCAACCTAATAGACAAGCAGTGCTTCTTCGAAAATTAGGCGATCTATATCTTAAAATTAAAGACCTTAATAAAGCATATGAATGTAGTTTCGAAAGCCTTGGACTTTTTGAGGATATAGGAGATAAAAATTCCTCTGCTGATCTACTGAATCGTTTAGGTAATATCTACCGAGAGAAACATCAGGTTCATAAAGCATTGTCATACTTTAGAAAAGCGGAGACAATCTACCAAGCAATCGGAGATTCTGTCGGTTTAGGAAATAACTATGCAGACATTGGACAGCTCTACACAGAAGAGAAGATGTTCACCTTCGCTAAAAGCTTCCTTAAAAAGAGTTTACTTCTGATCAAGAATGAATCCAAAAATAGAATATGGATTGGAAGAATAAACTACTATTATGGTTTGGTATACTTCTGGGAGAAAAAATATGACCTTGCCGTTACTCGTTTCCAAAAATCGGTGCGCTATCTTTCATCTCATGAAAATAGTGCAGAGTTAATATCTGCCCATGCAACAATGGGACGCATATTTACGGATCAAAAGAAGTTTAAAGAGGCTTCAAATGCTTTTCATGTATCGTATATCCTGCAAGATAAGCAGATGAATGAGCAGCAAATTAGTGAGCAACTGAAACTAAAAGTGCAGCTTGAAATAAGCATGAAAGATGAGCAATTGAAGAAGATGATGCTCGAGACCGAAAAAGAGAACCAAGAAGAGAGATTCTTTAATGTTCTCACATATTCTGTCTTGATTATCTTAATACTGCTCCTTATCTTGGCACTTACACTCACTCGCTATAGAGTAAAAACCTCGAAACAAACAAGTGAGATCCTTCGTCATGAGAATGAATTGAAGGTGAATGAGAATAGACGTTTAATTGCGGAAAATGAATCGGCTCAAGCGCTTGCTAAGCTTAATAATCTTGAAAAGATAAAGCTTCAGAATGACTTGAAGCATAAAAAGCAACAGCTTTCGACTCACTCAATACACCTATTGAATAAGAACAATGCATTGATTAATGTACAAGATAAACTGAAAGAGTATATCCGTTCTAAAAACAAAGATGTAGATGAATTACATAAACTTGTAAGAGAGATCAATGAATTTATCAATCTAGATAAAGATTGGGAAAACTTCAAACTTCACTTTGAGAGCGTCCACGAAGGATTCTTTAGACGTTTGAAAGAACTATACCCTGGACTGACTCAAGACGAACTGAAGTTATGTGCATACTTAAGAATCAACCTATCTTCTAAAGAGATTAGTAAGATCTTAAATATTAATCCAACGTCCGTAAACAAAAGAAGAAATCGTCTACGTAAGAAGTTAGATATCACTCCTGAAGTGAATCTTGTAGACTTTATCATGAGAATATAA
- a CDS encoding tRNA threonylcarbamoyladenosine dehydratase, with product MSWFSRTEILVGQEPMKALKEANVMIIGLGGVGAYAAESICRAGVGKITIVDGDCVDESNRNRQLPALISTTGLPKAEVLSKRFLDINPQLEVRVVNDFIKEDYMNTLIESDNFDYVVDCIDTLSPKVNLIRNCVERNIPIVSSMGAGGKFDPTQIQVTDISNSFNCKLARQVRKRLGKLDIREGIPVVFSPEEVDISRVIEERGQHKASVVGTISYMPPAFGCAVASVVLRNLLGK from the coding sequence ATGAGTTGGTTTAGTAGAACAGAGATATTGGTTGGCCAGGAGCCAATGAAGGCTTTAAAAGAAGCGAATGTAATGATTATAGGTCTAGGTGGTGTGGGGGCTTATGCCGCTGAATCGATATGCCGAGCAGGGGTTGGTAAGATTACCATTGTGGATGGGGATTGTGTGGATGAAAGCAACAGAAATAGGCAATTGCCAGCATTAATATCCACTACCGGACTTCCTAAAGCCGAGGTGCTGAGTAAGCGTTTTCTTGATATTAACCCCCAGCTAGAGGTTAGAGTGGTGAATGACTTTATTAAAGAAGATTATATGAATACTTTAATCGAGTCCGATAATTTTGACTATGTGGTAGACTGTATTGATACGCTTTCGCCAAAAGTTAATCTTATCAGAAATTGCGTGGAACGCAATATTCCTATTGTAAGTTCGATGGGAGCGGGTGGTAAATTCGATCCAACACAAATTCAAGTTACGGATATTTCCAATAGCTTTAACTGTAAACTAGCACGTCAAGTAAGAAAACGTCTGGGGAAGTTAGATATTCGAGAAGGAATCCCTGTTGTTTTCTCTCCAGAAGAGGTTGATATCTCAAGAGTGATAGAAGAGAGAGGACAGCATAAAGCATCTGTAGTAGGCACTATCTCTTATATGCCTCCTGCTTTTGGTTGTGCCGTTGCCTCTGTTGTACTACGAAATCTATTGGGAAAATAA
- a CDS encoding ISAs1 family transposase, whose protein sequence is MKENLVDPRDTRGKKHDLEFVLVGITLSIITGNTLLSEISRFLENYHSILRKIVGLPKCKPISYSQLRRIISFLASTNYQEVQSSYFGWQNTKDDDDWISLDGKELRGTIAKSLGQKRGLNIVYGISQKDKISTAATFYEGAKESEITTVRELLNDLSLASSNLTFDALHTQFETLEKCESAKGIYIAQVKNNQKNLNVELRNHEQSSVEFMSLSIDNKGHGRKETRTYSFYDIRKVTLDEKWVHCGIKSLIKVDRDRLIVNSNKRSIETSYYISNRDCNEIHPHKYAKAIRGHWTIEMSNYIRDVLFSEDNIRCSNRNQAKGMAILITTVVNLIQRNKPKNIKAQREKFLSDIRKMASLFVI, encoded by the coding sequence TTGAAAGAAAATTTAGTAGATCCTAGAGATACACGAGGGAAGAAGCATGATTTAGAGTTTGTCCTTGTAGGTATCACTCTATCAATTATTACTGGAAATACCTTGCTGTCTGAGATTTCTCGTTTTCTAGAGAATTATCATTCTATATTACGCAAGATCGTTGGACTGCCAAAATGTAAACCTATATCATATAGTCAATTACGTCGTATAATATCCTTTTTAGCTTCAACTAATTATCAAGAGGTTCAATCAAGCTATTTTGGATGGCAGAACACAAAAGATGATGATGACTGGATTTCTTTAGATGGCAAAGAGCTACGAGGAACAATAGCTAAGAGTCTAGGGCAAAAACGAGGTCTAAATATTGTATACGGCATAAGTCAAAAGGATAAAATATCTACAGCCGCAACATTTTATGAAGGAGCTAAAGAAAGTGAAATAACGACGGTAAGAGAGCTCTTAAATGATCTATCTTTGGCATCTTCGAACTTAACATTTGATGCGCTTCATACACAGTTTGAGACTCTTGAGAAATGTGAAAGTGCCAAAGGAATCTACATTGCACAAGTAAAGAATAACCAAAAGAATTTGAATGTAGAATTACGGAATCATGAACAGTCAAGTGTTGAGTTTATGAGCCTTTCAATTGATAATAAAGGACATGGAAGAAAAGAAACAAGAACTTACTCTTTTTATGACATCAGAAAGGTTACACTTGATGAAAAGTGGGTTCATTGTGGAATCAAGAGTTTAATTAAAGTCGATAGAGATCGCCTAATAGTAAACTCGAATAAAAGGTCGATAGAAACCTCATATTATATTAGTAACCGAGATTGTAATGAAATACATCCACATAAATATGCGAAAGCTATTAGGGGACACTGGACGATAGAAATGAGTAATTATATAAGAGATGTTCTATTCTCTGAAGATAATATACGATGCTCCAATAGAAATCAAGCAAAAGGAATGGCAATATTAATTACAACGGTAGTTAATTTAATACAACGAAATAAACCTAAAAACATTAAGGCTCAGAGAGAAAAGTTCTTATCTGATATTAGAAAGATGGCTTCTCTTTTTGTCATTTAA
- a CDS encoding MaoC family dehydratase: MEKIVVSSFEEFKALEGAKLGISDYLKISQEQINLFADATLDHQWIHTDPERAAKESPFKSTIAHGYLNISVLPFLWEQVAEFKNVKLMVNYGIDKLKFAQAVTVNSEVRLVAVLDSVVNLRGVVKAEIDVTLEIKDQRKPALTGKLIFLYHFN; the protein is encoded by the coding sequence ATGGAAAAGATTGTTGTCTCAAGCTTTGAAGAATTTAAGGCATTAGAAGGAGCGAAATTAGGTATTTCAGATTATTTGAAGATTTCACAGGAGCAGATAAATCTTTTTGCAGATGCAACATTAGATCATCAATGGATTCATACTGATCCAGAGCGTGCTGCAAAAGAGAGTCCTTTTAAATCAACCATTGCTCATGGTTATCTAAATATCTCTGTACTACCATTTCTATGGGAGCAGGTGGCTGAGTTTAAGAATGTCAAATTGATGGTGAACTATGGAATTGATAAACTAAAGTTTGCTCAAGCAGTTACTGTTAATAGTGAGGTTCGACTTGTTGCAGTACTTGATTCTGTCGTGAATCTTCGAGGTGTTGTAAAGGCTGAGATTGATGTAACCCTAGAAATTAAGGATCAACGTAAACCTGCATTAACAGGGAAGTTAATCTTCTTATACCATTTTAACTAA
- a CDS encoding 1-acyl-sn-glycerol-3-phosphate acyltransferase: MRRTFCKFLIRILGWKVVGSKVEDKKCIIVGAPHTSLWDFVICWIGYTSMGPSPNVMIRSEFFKFPLGIIIKPMGALPLNREKGSNSLKQIVRTFQQRETMRLAITPEGTRKKTTKWKGGFHAISRLAKVPVYIGYFDFKRKEMRFDIPFETTSNVEEDLERLKKWYHDKGVVGCHPEQFVTGYE, from the coding sequence ATGAGACGTACATTTTGTAAATTTTTGATTCGAATATTAGGATGGAAAGTGGTGGGGTCAAAAGTTGAAGACAAAAAATGTATTATTGTTGGAGCTCCTCACACAAGCTTATGGGATTTTGTTATATGCTGGATTGGCTATACTTCCATGGGACCTAGTCCGAATGTGATGATTCGATCAGAGTTTTTTAAGTTTCCTCTTGGAATAATCATAAAACCAATGGGGGCACTACCCTTAAATAGAGAGAAGGGATCTAATTCATTGAAACAAATTGTTCGAACTTTTCAACAAAGAGAGACAATGAGATTGGCAATCACACCAGAAGGAACAAGAAAAAAAACAACCAAATGGAAAGGTGGTTTCCATGCCATATCAAGGCTTGCAAAAGTACCGGTATATATTGGTTATTTTGATTTTAAAAGAAAAGAGATGCGGTTCGATATCCCCTTTGAGACGACCTCAAATGTTGAAGAAGACCTCGAGAGATTGAAAAAATGGTATCACGACAAAGGAGTCGTAGGTTGCCACCCTGAACAGTTTGTAACTGGATACGAATAA
- a CDS encoding endonuclease/exonuclease/phosphatase family protein, with amino-acid sequence MKKLFFLFQILTITFLSSCEKKELTVRFSTFNSALNRPEKGMLIKDLQSGSVQAQNVASIIQEVNPDVLCIQEFDYDAKGVGLRLFMKEYLEKGDKAVHYPYFMMFPSNTGVLSESDINKDNKLSLPQDGYGFGAFEGQYAFVILSKYPIDKDAVRTFQYFKWKQMPNPNWPVLEDGSQWFNDTEKEDLRISSKNHVDVPIKINNHVIHAIIAHPTPPVFDGEEDRNGKRNYDEIRLIKDYVEHKSYMVDDKGTKGGLKPNASFVIMGDMNADPVDGDSFDSAIVSLLQSETLNSEVAVGDKIPFSKGATEYNKTFKWSHKGPDNQDTNVFGLRIDYVLPSADLIVLETSVFWKEKSDALGVLTFGKNASDHRLVWSDVVLK; translated from the coding sequence ATGAAGAAGCTTTTTTTTCTATTTCAGATTCTTACTATAACTTTTTTAAGTTCTTGTGAGAAAAAAGAGTTGACTGTTCGTTTTTCTACTTTTAATAGTGCTCTAAACCGTCCTGAGAAGGGGATGCTGATAAAGGATCTTCAGTCAGGCTCTGTTCAAGCTCAAAATGTTGCATCTATAATACAAGAGGTAAATCCCGATGTGCTTTGTATTCAGGAGTTTGACTATGATGCCAAAGGTGTGGGATTAAGGCTCTTTATGAAGGAGTACCTAGAGAAGGGAGACAAGGCAGTGCACTACCCCTATTTTATGATGTTTCCTTCTAATACAGGAGTTCTTTCAGAATCTGATATAAACAAAGATAATAAATTAAGCCTTCCTCAAGATGGATATGGATTTGGTGCCTTTGAGGGACAGTATGCCTTTGTTATTTTATCAAAGTATCCTATCGACAAAGATGCTGTAAGAACATTCCAATATTTTAAATGGAAACAGATGCCAAATCCTAATTGGCCAGTATTGGAGGACGGCTCACAATGGTTTAATGATACAGAGAAAGAGGACCTAAGAATCTCTTCTAAAAATCATGTAGATGTTCCAATAAAGATAAATAACCATGTAATACATGCTATTATTGCTCATCCTACACCTCCTGTTTTTGATGGAGAGGAGGATCGTAATGGGAAACGTAATTACGATGAGATCCGTCTAATTAAAGACTATGTGGAGCATAAGAGTTATATGGTTGACGATAAAGGAACAAAAGGAGGACTGAAACCGAATGCTTCATTTGTGATCATGGGAGATATGAATGCGGATCCTGTCGATGGGGATAGTTTCGACTCTGCAATCGTCTCTTTACTTCAAAGTGAAACATTAAATAGTGAAGTTGCTGTTGGTGATAAAATCCCATTTAGTAAAGGAGCTACAGAGTATAATAAAACATTTAAGTGGAGTCATAAAGGCCCCGACAATCAAGATACCAATGTGTTTGGCCTTCGTATTGACTATGTGCTTCCTTCTGCGGACCTAATTGTGTTGGAAACTAGTGTTTTTTGGAAAGAGAAATCAGACGCATTAGGAGTGCTTACTTTTGGTAAAAATGCGTCAGACCATCGTTTAGTTTGGTCTGATGTTGTATTAAAATAG